Proteins from a single region of Streptomyces spinoverrucosus:
- a CDS encoding Tn3 family transposase has protein sequence MTSIERTAYPRFKRLITAHELHLFFAPTRDEVEWASGATDCDEHLLALLLMLKSYQRMGCFPKLEDVPEMVVDFVRRAVELPEGTLPLYRAVKTAKNHRGLVRQRVGVVYDQAEARRIAEVSIRKEAAAKNRPADLINIALEKVVGAGLELPAFSTLDAMASTVRKEVNASIYTGIHDRMSAVERAGLPRLLEERDADGTTQYNRLKKSAQSPTWSHFKRLITHLDWVDALGDTGVWMDGVASRKVTDFAGEADAADASELKAYVPVKRVALMACLAHKARMRVRDELALMFCKRMGTKVKRAKEELEEIRLAEREMTEALIGNYRSVLKDIDDGGPAQAALAKAAEMTAGAVAALEGLDEQASAEEVARRLGGEVSPAVLALMKALLVLAGGLGTVTKTVEGFGGFAKQYEQIEKVSAHHGNFWEVLLYGQIGRDRALMFDLAEKLEFTATSEDGRVLDALAHARRNEAARGEYISAIGEDGRRIDISFATHNWQKAVVDKSRPGQFVRRHFEAMVFTYLAEELRCGDIAVSGSEEYVDWSGQLLLWEAVEEKLPAYLVEVGLAEDEDQAAAFDDASFRRQLEDRLRAAAAAADAGYPDNESLVIDPVTGIPSLKQHRSEGQRPSAKRLEQEIKARMPERTLIGICARTAYWVEWWRRFGPPSGNDPKLTDPFGRYVLTTFVKGTNMGPYEAARHMPGVSGHELAYTANRHFSLVLLNEAIADLVNAHARLDISQAWGDGTAVAADGTHMDTYLDNLLAETSVRYGKPGGIAYHHISDTYIALFTHFIPCGVWEAVYIIESLLKNASEVKPTTVHADTQGQSLPVFTLAHLLGFDLMPRIRNWKGLTFYRPSKTTEYVHIDALFGEPGKNTIDFDLIESQFRHLMRVAVSVREGVISSATLLKRLRSGSHKNATYVAFREVGRVIRTVQLLRYLTDAPLRRRVTAATNKVESFNRFSQWVGFGNQGVIADNDPVEQEKTMKFNSLLTNAVIFHNALDIAEIVRQLLKEGWEIDPEDLAHISPYLTEHIKRFGEYSTHELGIEPEAYDPKLDVDFTPLREQDLTTASLGRAA, from the coding sequence GTGACCTCGATCGAGCGGACCGCGTATCCGCGGTTCAAGCGGCTGATCACCGCGCATGAGCTGCATCTGTTCTTCGCTCCGACCCGGGACGAGGTCGAGTGGGCGTCCGGCGCCACGGACTGCGACGAGCATTTGCTGGCCCTGCTGCTGATGCTGAAGTCGTACCAGCGCATGGGGTGTTTCCCGAAACTGGAGGACGTCCCGGAGATGGTGGTGGACTTCGTACGGCGGGCGGTGGAGCTGCCGGAGGGCACGCTGCCGCTGTACCGGGCGGTGAAGACCGCGAAGAACCACCGGGGCCTGGTGCGGCAGCGGGTCGGGGTGGTCTACGACCAGGCGGAGGCCCGCCGGATCGCCGAGGTGTCGATCCGGAAGGAGGCCGCGGCGAAGAACCGCCCGGCCGATCTGATCAACATCGCGCTGGAGAAGGTGGTGGGGGCCGGCCTGGAGTTGCCGGCGTTCTCCACCCTCGATGCGATGGCCTCGACGGTTCGCAAAGAGGTGAACGCGTCGATCTACACGGGCATCCACGACCGTATGAGCGCGGTGGAACGTGCGGGGCTGCCGCGGCTGCTGGAGGAGCGCGACGCGGACGGCACCACGCAGTACAACCGGCTGAAGAAGTCGGCGCAGAGTCCGACCTGGTCGCACTTCAAGCGGCTGATCACGCACTTGGATTGGGTGGATGCCCTAGGCGACACCGGGGTGTGGATGGACGGTGTCGCCTCGCGGAAGGTCACGGACTTCGCGGGGGAAGCGGACGCGGCGGATGCCTCTGAGCTGAAGGCGTACGTGCCCGTCAAGCGGGTCGCGCTGATGGCGTGTCTCGCACACAAGGCCCGGATGCGGGTCCGCGACGAGCTGGCGCTGATGTTCTGCAAGCGCATGGGGACGAAGGTCAAGAGAGCGAAGGAGGAGCTGGAGGAGATCCGGCTCGCTGAGCGGGAGATGACCGAGGCTCTGATCGGCAACTACCGCAGTGTGCTCAAGGACATCGACGACGGCGGCCCGGCCCAGGCCGCGCTCGCGAAGGCCGCCGAGATGACCGCCGGGGCCGTGGCCGCCCTTGAAGGGCTGGACGAACAGGCGTCGGCCGAGGAGGTGGCCCGGCGCCTGGGCGGCGAGGTCTCCCCGGCCGTCCTGGCGCTGATGAAGGCCCTGCTGGTGCTGGCCGGCGGGCTCGGCACGGTCACGAAGACCGTGGAGGGCTTCGGCGGGTTCGCCAAGCAGTACGAGCAGATCGAGAAGGTCTCCGCCCACCACGGCAACTTCTGGGAGGTGCTGCTGTACGGGCAGATCGGCCGGGACCGGGCGCTGATGTTCGACCTGGCCGAGAAGCTGGAGTTCACCGCCACCTCGGAGGACGGGCGGGTGCTGGACGCGCTCGCGCACGCGCGGCGCAACGAGGCGGCCCGCGGCGAGTACATCAGCGCGATCGGCGAGGACGGCAGGCGCATCGACATCTCGTTCGCCACGCACAACTGGCAGAAGGCCGTGGTCGACAAGAGTCGGCCGGGGCAGTTCGTCCGCCGGCACTTCGAGGCGATGGTCTTCACCTACCTCGCCGAGGAACTCCGCTGCGGCGACATCGCCGTGTCCGGCTCGGAGGAGTACGTCGACTGGTCGGGGCAGCTGCTGCTGTGGGAGGCCGTCGAGGAGAAGCTGCCCGCCTACCTGGTGGAGGTCGGGCTGGCCGAGGACGAGGACCAGGCCGCCGCCTTCGACGACGCCTCCTTCCGCCGCCAGCTGGAGGACCGGCTGCGGGCCGCCGCCGCGGCGGCGGACGCCGGATACCCGGACAACGAGAGCCTGGTGATCGACCCGGTCACCGGCATCCCCTCGCTCAAGCAGCACCGCTCGGAGGGGCAACGGCCGTCGGCGAAGCGGCTGGAGCAGGAGATCAAAGCTCGGATGCCGGAGCGCACGCTGATCGGGATCTGTGCCCGGACCGCGTACTGGGTGGAGTGGTGGCGCCGCTTCGGCCCGCCCTCGGGCAACGACCCGAAACTCACCGACCCGTTCGGCCGGTACGTGCTCACCACCTTTGTCAAGGGCACCAACATGGGCCCCTACGAGGCGGCCCGCCACATGCCCGGCGTGAGCGGGCACGAGCTGGCGTACACGGCGAACCGGCACTTCTCCCTCGTGCTGCTGAACGAGGCCATCGCCGACCTGGTCAACGCCCACGCCCGCCTGGACATCTCGCAGGCGTGGGGCGACGGCACCGCCGTGGCCGCCGACGGCACCCACATGGACACCTACCTCGACAACCTGCTCGCCGAGACGTCCGTCCGGTACGGCAAGCCGGGAGGCATCGCCTACCACCACATCTCCGACACCTACATCGCGCTGTTCACGCACTTCATCCCGTGCGGGGTGTGGGAGGCCGTCTACATCATCGAGAGCCTGCTCAAGAACGCCTCCGAGGTCAAGCCCACCACCGTGCACGCCGACACCCAAGGCCAGTCCCTGCCCGTCTTCACCCTCGCGCACCTGCTGGGCTTCGACCTCATGCCCAGGATCAGGAACTGGAAGGGCCTGACCTTCTACAGGCCCAGCAAGACCACCGAGTACGTCCACATCGACGCCCTGTTCGGCGAGCCCGGCAAGAACACCATCGACTTCGACCTGATCGAGTCCCAGTTCCGGCACCTGATGCGGGTGGCGGTCTCCGTCCGCGAAGGCGTCATCTCCTCGGCGACACTGCTCAAGCGCCTGCGCTCCGGGTCGCACAAGAACGCCACGTACGTTGCTTTCCGCGAGGTCGGCCGCGTGATCAGGACCGTGCAGCTGCTGCGGTACCTGACGGACGCACCACTGCGCCGGCGGGTGACGGCGGCGACGAACAAGGTCGAGTCGTTCAACCGGTTCTCCCAGTGGGTCGGCTTCGGCAACCAGGGCGTCATCGCCGACAACGACCCCGTCGAGCAAGAGAAGACGATGAAGTTCAACTCTTTGCTCACGAACGCCGTGATCTTCCACAACGCCCTGGACATCGCCGAGATCGTCCGCCAACTGCTGAAAGAAGGATGGGAGATCGACCCCGAGGACCTGGCGCACATCTCGCCGTACCTGACCGAGCACATCAAACGGTTCGGCGAGTACAGCACACACGAACTCGGCATCGAACCCGAGGCGTACGACCCGAAGCTCGACGTCGACTTCACTCCGCTGCGCGAGCAGGACCTGACCACCGCCAGCCTTGGCCGCGCAGCCTGA
- a CDS encoding immunity 49 family protein produces MHAYLRADDPEPAMDRALADLDKVARWGFQLPPAILLSPLVEGDEESFNLALVDALEAHRDHFSVADRGNDADAAIDVGILALTCHARRRGWRIRVSSPYLPHRIPAPPASAGGRASVVRHGQRARRRTVGPVSSLPTQATTSNPPSGSSGLACRRRPRAGSGSRRRPHRQRGWWHGAQVGPGDAVPARRQADAQRTDAAGTVKHGREAGQRRPDWQERADHGHSFPRPAPLPHSKGRHSPGRPAGHPLTGAAGSSSANVSTARVLPVTTMTSPGWTTVSAVA; encoded by the coding sequence GTGCACGCCTACCTGCGCGCCGACGATCCCGAGCCCGCCATGGATCGCGCTCTGGCGGACCTGGACAAGGTGGCCAGGTGGGGCTTTCAGCTACCACCCGCCATTCTGCTCTCCCCACTCGTCGAGGGCGACGAGGAAAGCTTCAACCTCGCCCTCGTCGACGCCCTGGAGGCCCACCGCGACCACTTCTCCGTGGCCGACCGCGGCAACGACGCCGATGCCGCGATCGACGTGGGCATCCTGGCTCTGACCTGCCACGCCCGCCGCAGGGGCTGGCGGATCCGAGTCAGCTCCCCATACCTGCCCCACCGGATACCTGCCCCACCGGCTTCTGCAGGCGGCCGAGCCTCGGTAGTGCGCCATGGACAGCGGGCACGGCGCCGCACAGTTGGACCGGTGTCGTCGTTGCCGACGCAGGCGACGACGTCAAATCCGCCGTCGGGAAGCAGCGGGCTCGCATGTCGGCGGCGGCCGCGCGCAGGCTCAGGCTCCCGCCGGCGGCCTCACCGGCAGCGCGGGTGGTGGCACGGGGCTCAGGTCGGTCCCGGTGACGCGGTGCCCGCGCGGCGCCAGGCCGATGCTCAGCGTACCGATGCCGCAGGAACGGTCAAGCACGGCCGCGAGGCCGGCCAGCGCCGACCAGACTGGCAGGAGCGGGCGGACCACGGTCACTCATTCCCACGCCCGGCCCCACTCCCCCACAGCAAGGGCAGGCATTCGCCGGGTCGGCCGGCCGGTCATCCCCTGACTGGCGCGGCGGGCTCCAGCTCCGCGAACGTCTCCACCGCCCGAGTCCTGCCGGTGACGACGATGACGTCACCGGGGTGGACGACCGTTTCGGCGGTCGCGTAG
- a CDS encoding potassium channel family protein — protein sequence MADYLKTLRRRRRHRAEEPRPVSDSKVAVLGLGRFGHSLALELVRRGWDVLGIDVDPAVVQKVGDELTHVAAADCTDAQALEQLGIRQFTRAVVGISTDLEASILSTSNLVEAGVPNIWARGTTRQHGLILERVGAHHVVLPEHEMGERVAHLVTGRMLDFIAFDSDYALIKTLAPAVVGGVPLGESRVRSRYGVTVVGIKRPGADFTYATAETVVHPGDVIVVTGRTRAVETFAELEPAAPVRG from the coding sequence TTGGCTGACTACCTCAAGACCCTGCGCCGACGCCGCCGGCACCGCGCCGAGGAACCACGCCCGGTCAGCGACTCCAAGGTCGCCGTGCTCGGGCTCGGCCGCTTCGGCCACTCTCTGGCTCTTGAGCTGGTGCGACGTGGGTGGGACGTGCTCGGCATCGATGTCGACCCCGCAGTCGTGCAGAAGGTCGGCGACGAGCTCACCCATGTCGCCGCGGCCGACTGCACCGACGCCCAGGCGCTGGAGCAGCTCGGCATCCGACAGTTCACCCGGGCCGTGGTCGGCATCAGCACCGACCTGGAGGCCAGCATCCTGAGCACCTCCAACCTCGTCGAGGCGGGCGTCCCCAACATCTGGGCACGGGGGACCACCCGCCAACACGGTCTGATCCTCGAACGCGTCGGCGCCCACCACGTCGTACTGCCCGAGCACGAGATGGGCGAGCGCGTGGCCCACCTGGTCACCGGTCGCATGCTCGACTTCATCGCGTTCGACAGCGACTACGCCCTGATCAAGACCCTCGCCCCGGCGGTCGTCGGCGGCGTCCCGCTCGGCGAGAGCCGGGTGCGCAGCAGGTACGGCGTGACCGTCGTCGGTATCAAACGCCCCGGCGCCGACTTCACCTACGCGACCGCCGAAACGGTCGTCCACCCCGGTGACGTCATCGTCGTCACCGGCAGGACTCGGGCGGTGGAGACGTTCGCGGAGCTGGAGCCCGCCGCGCCAGTCAGGGGATGA
- a CDS encoding TrkH family potassium uptake protein, whose product MVSGTASGWWFRLVAHPTRGVVLAFAFVIVVGAALLTLPGAAEYGSRTSVLTALFTSTGAFSGGLAIVGTGSHWSTFGEVVVLVLIQVGGFGIMTLASLLGLVVVGRLRLRTQLTMQAETGGVGVGDTRRVVLGIAGTTLAIELAVAALLALRFRFGYGQAVGEAVYHGVFHGISAFNNAGFGLRDDNLVRYAHDPWIVLPVTVACVLGALGFPVLLELSRGGRKRAHGRAGHRWSLHTRLTLATSAVLLTAGTLMTCALEWGNRATLGPMAWGTKVMNGFFYAASARTAGFFTVDTGAMEPATLLGTCVLMFIGGGSAGTAGGIKVTTFAVLGAAILAEVRGRTAVDFLGRRIPEAALRQALTVALLGVALVMSGALVLLVVTEESAEAVLFESVSAFGTVGLTTGITGDLPAVGQLTVIALMFAGRLGPITLASALALRQRDRRYTLPEERPVIG is encoded by the coding sequence ATGGTCAGTGGTACGGCTTCGGGCTGGTGGTTTCGGCTGGTCGCCCACCCCACCCGCGGTGTCGTCCTCGCCTTCGCGTTCGTCATCGTCGTCGGCGCGGCTCTGCTGACGCTGCCCGGTGCCGCCGAGTACGGCAGCCGCACCAGTGTGCTGACCGCCCTGTTCACGTCCACGGGAGCGTTCAGCGGCGGTCTCGCGATCGTCGGCACCGGCAGTCACTGGAGTACGTTCGGTGAGGTCGTGGTCCTTGTTCTGATCCAGGTCGGCGGGTTCGGCATCATGACGCTCGCCTCGCTGCTGGGTCTGGTCGTCGTCGGCCGGCTCCGGCTGCGTACGCAGCTGACCATGCAGGCGGAGACCGGGGGCGTCGGCGTCGGTGACACGCGCCGCGTCGTGCTGGGCATCGCGGGCACCACCCTCGCCATCGAGCTGGCCGTGGCCGCGCTCCTCGCGCTGCGCTTCCGTTTCGGATACGGCCAGGCAGTGGGGGAGGCGGTCTACCACGGCGTCTTCCACGGGATCTCAGCGTTCAACAACGCCGGGTTCGGGCTGCGCGACGACAACCTCGTCCGCTACGCGCACGATCCCTGGATCGTGCTGCCCGTCACCGTCGCCTGCGTGCTCGGCGCCCTTGGCTTTCCCGTGCTCCTCGAGTTGTCGCGGGGTGGGCGTAAGCGTGCACACGGCAGGGCGGGGCACCGCTGGTCCCTGCACACCCGGCTCACCCTCGCGACGTCCGCCGTCCTTCTCACCGCCGGCACGCTGATGACCTGCGCCCTGGAATGGGGCAATCGCGCGACGCTGGGCCCCATGGCGTGGGGGACCAAGGTGATGAACGGGTTCTTCTACGCCGCGAGTGCGCGTACCGCGGGCTTCTTCACCGTCGACACCGGCGCCATGGAACCGGCCACCCTGCTGGGCACCTGCGTGCTGATGTTCATCGGCGGCGGCAGCGCGGGCACCGCCGGTGGCATCAAGGTGACCACGTTCGCCGTGCTGGGGGCCGCGATCCTGGCCGAGGTCCGTGGTCGTACCGCCGTGGACTTCCTGGGCCGCCGGATTCCCGAAGCGGCGTTGCGCCAGGCACTGACCGTGGCGCTCCTGGGCGTGGCGCTCGTCATGTCGGGGGCACTGGTCCTGCTCGTCGTGACCGAGGAATCGGCCGAAGCGGTCCTGTTCGAGAGCGTCTCCGCGTTCGGCACGGTGGGGTTGACCACCGGCATCACCGGTGATCTTCCCGCGGTAGGCCAACTCACCGTCATAGCCCTGATGTTCGCCGGACGCCTCGGCCCGATCACGCTCGCTTCCGCGCTCGCCCTGCGCCAGCGCGACCGCCGGTACACACTGCCCGAGGAGCGACCCGTCATTGGCTGA
- a CDS encoding class I SAM-dependent methyltransferase — MDDDALLAEQMAYYRDGAAEYDRPYAEREDLRELLAVVDDLPIAGDVLELACGTGQWTPLLATRARSVTAVDASAEVLAIARVRATSAKVRFVRADLFEWRPQRRYDTVFFAFWLSHVPPTRLPDFWQTVAAALGPGGRAVFVDDGPAGARGEEVLADHPVPAAVRRLDDGSRYRIVKVFHDPRTLTDDLTALGWSARIRPVAGNFVGVAEPPTFAG, encoded by the coding sequence ATGGATGACGACGCCCTTCTGGCGGAGCAGATGGCCTACTACAGGGACGGCGCGGCCGAATACGACCGGCCCTACGCGGAGCGCGAAGACCTGCGGGAGTTGCTGGCCGTCGTCGATGACCTCCCTATTGCCGGGGACGTGCTGGAGTTGGCCTGTGGGACGGGCCAGTGGACACCGCTGCTTGCCACGCGGGCGCGTTCGGTGACGGCGGTCGACGCGTCCGCCGAAGTGTTGGCCATCGCTCGGGTGCGTGCCACGTCCGCCAAGGTTCGCTTCGTTCGGGCCGACCTGTTCGAGTGGCGGCCGCAGCGGCGCTACGACACGGTGTTCTTCGCTTTCTGGCTCTCCCATGTCCCGCCGACGCGGTTGCCCGACTTCTGGCAGACCGTCGCCGCCGCGCTCGGGCCTGGTGGTAGGGCGGTCTTTGTCGACGACGGTCCTGCCGGGGCACGGGGAGAGGAGGTCCTGGCGGATCATCCCGTCCCCGCGGCGGTGCGTCGGCTCGACGACGGCAGTCGGTACCGCATCGTGAAGGTTTTCCACGATCCGCGGACCCTGACCGACGACCTCACGGCCCTGGGGTGGTCAGCGCGTATCCGGCCGGTCGCCGGAAACTTCGTCGGTGTAGCGGAACCGCCGACCTTCGCGGGCTGA
- a CDS encoding sigma-70 family RNA polymerase sigma factor gives MPGTDPTDPIVEAFESQRDRLRAIAYRVLGSHADAEDVVQEAWLRLSRQDADTINNLGGWLTTVVGRISLDYLRSGRTRPEVSLDDKLPEFTVTLDDAPAPEELVALGDSVGLALLTVLDSLRPDERLAFVLHDVFAVPFAEIGTILGKSADATKMLASRARRKVQAAQQPASAGRHQREVVQAFLAAARDGQFEQLLQVLHPEVKFTVHTPNGRFVTLGATEVATRARVAGSAARGHAATVNGRPGVISWSEDGTPLSLLVFTVADGHITEISAVIDPDRLALMDLPDPV, from the coding sequence ATGCCCGGTACCGATCCCACGGATCCGATCGTCGAGGCCTTCGAGTCCCAGCGTGACCGGCTCCGAGCCATTGCCTATCGCGTGCTCGGATCACACGCCGACGCGGAAGACGTGGTCCAGGAGGCGTGGCTGCGTCTGTCCCGTCAGGACGCTGACACCATCAACAACCTCGGCGGCTGGCTGACCACCGTGGTCGGCCGCATCAGCCTCGACTACCTGCGGTCGGGCCGGACCCGCCCTGAAGTCTCCCTCGACGACAAGCTGCCCGAATTCACGGTGACGCTCGACGACGCTCCCGCTCCGGAAGAGCTCGTCGCACTCGGGGACTCCGTCGGCCTCGCGCTCCTGACGGTCCTTGACTCGCTGCGCCCGGACGAACGACTGGCGTTCGTGCTGCACGACGTGTTCGCCGTGCCCTTCGCGGAGATCGGCACCATCCTCGGCAAGTCCGCCGACGCGACCAAGATGCTCGCCAGCCGCGCCCGCAGGAAAGTACAGGCCGCCCAGCAGCCGGCGAGCGCTGGACGGCACCAACGCGAGGTGGTCCAGGCCTTCCTGGCCGCGGCCCGCGACGGTCAGTTCGAGCAGTTGCTGCAGGTTCTCCACCCCGAAGTGAAGTTCACCGTCCACACCCCGAACGGCCGGTTCGTCACGCTCGGAGCCACCGAAGTCGCCACCCGCGCGCGCGTGGCCGGCAGCGCGGCACGAGGACATGCGGCGACCGTCAACGGCCGGCCCGGCGTCATCTCCTGGAGCGAGGACGGCACCCCGCTCTCCCTCCTCGTCTTCACCGTCGCCGACGGCCACATCACCGAGATCTCCGCCGTGATCGACCCGGACAGGCTCGCGCTCATGGACCTGCCGGACCCGGTGTGA
- a CDS encoding M28 family metallopeptidase, giving the protein MTHQRSRLPRTISRRLAAVALAATAGLLAAPPASSATPDRIQAATGVGTLAAPDIPISNVKAHLAQFQSIAGANGGNRAHGRPGYRASLDYVKAKLDAAGFTTTVQQFTSSGSTGYNLIADWPGGDANQVLMVGAHLDSVSSGAGINDNGSGSAAVLETALAVSRAHLQPTKHLRFAWWGAEELGLVGSRYYVNNLAAGDRARVSGYINLDMVGSPNPGYFVYDDDPAIEKVFKDWYAGIGVATEIETEGDGRSDHASFKNVGIPVGGLFTGASRTKTAAQAAKWGGTSGQAFDRCYHSSCDTSTNINDTALDRNSDALAHAVWTLGTTEPMPPGESYENATDVAIPDNAAAVTSALAVSGRTGNASAALRVGVDIKHTWRGDLVVDLVAPDGTAYRLKNSSSSDSADNVITTYTVDASSEAANGTWRLRVQDVASQDTGYVDSWKLTF; this is encoded by the coding sequence ATGACCCATCAGAGATCCCGCCTGCCCAGGACCATCTCCAGACGCCTGGCAGCCGTTGCCCTCGCGGCCACGGCGGGCCTGCTCGCCGCCCCGCCCGCGTCCTCGGCCACCCCCGACCGGATCCAGGCGGCCACCGGCGTCGGGACCCTGGCGGCACCCGACATCCCGATCAGCAACGTCAAGGCGCACCTCGCGCAGTTCCAGTCCATCGCCGGCGCCAACGGCGGCAACCGGGCTCACGGCCGTCCCGGCTACCGGGCCTCGCTCGACTATGTGAAGGCCAAACTCGACGCGGCCGGATTCACCACCACCGTCCAGCAGTTCACCTCCTCCGGCAGCACGGGGTACAACCTGATCGCCGACTGGCCCGGCGGCGATGCCAACCAGGTCCTCATGGTCGGCGCGCACCTCGACTCGGTCTCCTCCGGCGCCGGGATCAACGACAACGGCTCCGGCTCCGCGGCCGTACTCGAGACCGCCCTCGCCGTGTCCCGCGCCCACCTTCAGCCCACGAAGCACCTGCGGTTCGCGTGGTGGGGCGCCGAGGAACTGGGGCTGGTCGGCAGCAGGTACTACGTGAACAACCTGGCGGCCGGCGACCGCGCCAGAGTGTCGGGATACATCAACCTCGACATGGTCGGCTCACCGAACCCCGGTTACTTCGTCTACGACGACGATCCGGCGATCGAGAAGGTCTTCAAGGACTGGTACGCGGGCATCGGCGTAGCCACCGAAATCGAGACGGAGGGAGACGGCCGATCCGACCACGCGTCCTTCAAGAACGTCGGCATACCGGTCGGCGGACTGTTCACCGGCGCCAGTCGTACGAAGACGGCGGCGCAGGCCGCCAAATGGGGCGGCACCTCGGGCCAGGCGTTCGACCGGTGCTACCACTCCTCCTGCGACACGTCGACCAACATCAACGACACCGCACTCGACCGCAACAGCGACGCCCTCGCCCACGCTGTCTGGACGCTGGGAACGACGGAGCCGATGCCGCCCGGCGAGTCCTACGAGAACGCCACCGACGTGGCCATCCCGGACAACGCGGCCGCGGTGACCTCGGCCCTGGCCGTCTCCGGCCGCACGGGAAACGCGTCGGCGGCGCTCCGGGTCGGGGTGGACATCAAGCACACCTGGCGCGGTGACCTGGTCGTCGACCTGGTGGCGCCGGACGGGACGGCCTACCGGCTGAAGAACTCCAGCAGCTCCGACTCCGCGGACAATGTCATCACCACCTACACCGTCGACGCCTCCAGCGAGGCAGCGAACGGGACCTGGCGGTTGCGGGTGCAGGACGTCGCCTCGCAGGACACGGGCTATGTCGACAGCTGGAAGCTGACCTTCTGA
- a CDS encoding GAF domain-containing protein, with protein MTDPWVALESGADPAERVRVLHAAYETFTEAGTVPRRVRGVVADSWRRSARAGVRPEGTADIELTGGDLGVHRAEHPLAPVMPLLRELMGTFAFDGRHLMAVCDAHGRLLWVEGHATTLRRAGRMNFVPGARWAESAVGTNAPGTAIAVNRPVQVFAAEHFARRVQRWTCAAAPVHDPRTGRVLGAVDITGGDGLAHPHSLGFVTAVARAAESQLALLTPSRPDVGGPELAALGRDQALLTTGGRSIRLSRRHSEILVLLSRHPDGLSGDELLCALYEDESVTPVTLRAEVARLRQVLGPHLLASRPYRLTAPVASDVAVVERQLAAGAVTAALAAYAGPLLPASQAPAVVRLRRRLADTVRAALIARGDADLLADWAHAPWGEDDLEVWRSLAAARPTAAIRARLAALESELAGPGGWSDV; from the coding sequence TTGACCGATCCCTGGGTGGCTCTGGAGTCGGGGGCCGACCCTGCCGAGCGCGTACGAGTGCTGCACGCCGCGTACGAGACCTTCACCGAGGCCGGCACGGTGCCGCGGCGGGTGCGAGGCGTGGTCGCCGACTCGTGGCGGCGCTCGGCGCGGGCCGGCGTCCGCCCGGAGGGCACCGCCGACATCGAGTTGACCGGCGGTGACCTCGGCGTCCACCGCGCCGAGCATCCCCTGGCTCCCGTGATGCCGCTGCTCCGCGAGCTGATGGGGACGTTCGCCTTCGACGGCCGGCACCTCATGGCGGTGTGCGACGCGCATGGCAGGCTGCTGTGGGTCGAGGGCCACGCAACGACACTGCGGCGGGCGGGGCGGATGAACTTCGTGCCGGGTGCGCGGTGGGCGGAGAGCGCGGTCGGGACGAACGCGCCTGGCACCGCCATCGCCGTGAACCGCCCTGTACAGGTGTTCGCCGCCGAGCACTTCGCCCGGCGCGTGCAGCGGTGGACCTGCGCGGCGGCCCCCGTACACGATCCCCGCACGGGGCGGGTGCTGGGTGCCGTGGACATCACCGGTGGCGACGGCCTCGCGCACCCGCACAGCCTGGGCTTCGTTACGGCCGTGGCACGGGCGGCGGAGTCCCAGCTGGCGCTGCTCACCCCCAGCCGCCCCGACGTGGGCGGGCCCGAACTGGCGGCGCTGGGCCGCGACCAGGCGCTGCTGACGACGGGCGGCCGCAGCATCCGGCTCAGCCGCCGGCACAGCGAGATCCTCGTCCTGCTCTCCCGCCACCCCGACGGCCTCAGCGGCGACGAGCTGCTGTGTGCGCTGTACGAGGACGAGTCGGTGACGCCGGTGACTCTGCGCGCGGAAGTCGCGCGGCTGCGTCAGGTGCTCGGCCCCCATCTGCTCGCCTCGCGTCCGTACCGGCTCACGGCACCCGTCGCTTCGGACGTCGCCGTCGTGGAACGTCAGCTGGCGGCCGGCGCGGTGACCGCGGCCCTGGCGGCGTATGCGGGCCCGCTGCTGCCCGCCTCCCAGGCACCGGCGGTGGTACGGCTCAGGCGCCGTCTCGCGGACACCGTGCGCGCGGCACTGATCGCCCGCGGGGATGCCGACCTGCTGGCCGACTGGGCGCACGCGCCGTGGGGCGAGGACGACCTGGAGGTGTGGCGGTCACTGGCCGCGGCCCGGCCGACGGCAGCGATCCGTGCTCGCCTGGCCGCACTCGAGTCGGAGCTGGCCGGCCCGGGCGGCTGGTCAGACGTCTAG